The DNA region GCTTAAAGAATTTCTTGTGCAATCGTCAAGATCGCAGCAGGTATCCTATATGGCGAACAAGAGATATAATCGACACCCAGTTTTTGCAAGAAACGAATCGACTGAGGATCACCACCAACTTCCCCGCAAACACCTATTTTAATATCGGAATCAAAACTTCTGATTTTATCTACCGCAATGGTCATCAAAGCGCCAACTCCTTCTTCATCGATGTGTTGGAATGGATCAGATTTCAGCAATTTTCTTTCTTCGTATACACCAATGAATTTTACTGAGTCATCACGAGAAAACCCATACGTCAATTGTGTGAGATCATTCGTACCAAAGCTGAAAAAATCAGAAGCTTCAGCGATTTTATCTGCTGTCAAACAAGCTCTAGGGATTTCGAGCATTGTTCCGATCTTGTATGGAATTTGTTGCTGTTCGGTTTCAAAGATTTGCTCGATCGTTTGGACTAAACGTTCCCTTAGCCAAACTAGTTCTTCTTTGCTTCCAATCAACGGGATCATGATTTCCGGCACGATCGCTACTCCTGATTCCTGTGAGACTGCCATTGCGCTTTCAATAATAGCAGCAACCTGCATTTCATAGATTTGAGGTGTTGTGACCGCTAAACGACAACCACGATGACCTAGCATCGGATTTTGTTCATGCAATTCAGCAATACGATGCTTGATTTGAGCCACAGTCCGTTGTGTTTCATTCGCTAGATGCTTTATCTCTTCTTCGATTTGCGGTAAAAACTCATGTAATGGCGGATCGAGCAAGCGGATCGTACATGGCTTATCCTGTAGAAGTTCAAACATCGTGCGAAAATCTTCTTTTTGAAATTCTTTTAATTTATTTAATGGAGCCATTAATGACTCCTCATCTTGAGCTAAAATCATTTTTCGCATTTCAAAAATCCGTTGTTCGCCAAAAAACATATGCTCTGTTCTGGCTAAGCCTATTCCTTGTGCACCTAATTTTAGCGCTGTTTTAATATCTGATGGTGTTTCTGCATTTGCTTTCACACCGATTTTAGCTATTTCTTTGCCCCAATTTGTGATCGTTTCCAATAATTGCCATTCGTCCCCTTCAACATAAGGGATACTCCCACGATAAATGGTTCCTGTTGTGCCATCTACCGAGATCGTATCTCCTTGTCTCAAGGTAACAGTTCCAGCTGTTGCTTGTTCCAAAAACTCATCAACTTGCACTTCTTCACATCCTGCGACACAACAAACACCCATTCCTCTGGCAACAACCGCCGCATGAGAAGTCATTCCTCCTCTTGAAGTGACGATCGCTTCACTAACGACCATTCCTTCAATATCTTCGGGCGACGTTTCCTGACGAACTAAAATAACTTTTTCTCCTGCATCGCTCGCTTTTTTCGCTTGCTCCGCCGTAAAATAAATTTTACCGCTTGCAGCTCCAGGACTAGCTGGCAATCCTTTTGCAAATACTTCTGCCCGCTTTAACTGTTCCGGTTCAAAAACCGGATGAAGCAACTGCGTGATCATCGATGGACTGATTCGTTGAATTGCTTCTTCTTTTGAAATGATCCCTTCTTCAACCAGCTGAATACAAACTTTGAAGGCCGATTTTGCTGTACGTTTTCCATTTCTTGTTTGCAGTAAGTATAGCTGACGATTTTCAATCGTAAATTCAATATCCTGCATATCTTTATAATGACGTTCTAAAAGTTCACTTAAGCGGAGAAATTCTTGATAGACTTCCGGCATGAGCGTTTCTAACTCACTGATCGGCTGTGGTGTTCTGATACCAGCTACCACGTCTTCTCCCTGCGCATTCAGTAGGAACTCTCCGAATATCCCTTTTTCTCCTGTTGCAGGATTACGTGTAAATGCAACTCCTGTACCGCTTTGTGAACCAAAATTCCCAAAGACCATCTCTTGAATATTGACGGCCGTTCCTAATGAATCAGAAATGCCATGTAGTCTGCGATAAGTGATGGCTCGACGATTATTCCAAGAACGAAAAACTGCTTCAACAGCTAATTTTAGCTGCTCATAAGGATCCTGAGGAAATGGTTTATGCGTCACTTCTAGAAAGATATCCTTAAAAACACGAACTAATTCCTGCCAGTCTTCTGCCGTCAGTTCAGTATCAGATCGATAATTCTTTTTTGATTTATAAAAATCTAGTTGATCTTCAAAACGATTTTTATCAATACCGCAAACAACATCTCCAAACATTTGCAGCAGCCTTCTATAACAATCATAAGCAAAACGTGCATCACCAGTTTTTTCGATCAACCCAAATACGGTCTCATCATTTAGCCCCAGATTTAAAATAGTATCCATCATTCCCGGCATTGAAAATTTAGACCCGCTTCTAACAGAAACAAGCAGCGGGTTTTTCACTGAACCAAATAGCTTATTTTTCCGAGTCTCCATTCGTTGTATATGTTGTCTTATCTCTACATCCAAGTTTTCTGAAACATAATCTTTTTTCTGTAGATAGTCTAAACAGGCCTCTGTAGTAATCGTAAATCCTGTTGGTACCGGCAGCCTCAATTTAGTCATTTCTGCTAGGTTGGCCCCTTTTCCTCCCAGTAAATCAGTTTGTTCCTTACTGCCATCAGAAAAATCAAGTACATAGTTCACAAGCAAACTCTCCTTTAATTTAAATAGTATGTCACATTCAAGATAAATCGATTATATTGTGTATCACATTAGATGTCAATAGATAATAGTGTATCTTTTTTTTATTGTTGCATTATTTTTATAAGAAATATATAATCATTAGTGTGTCACATTTAGAAAGTAGGTCGATAAAATGAAACTCACCTCTAGGCAATTAGAGATTATCAAGATCGTCAAAGAAAACGAACCGATCAGTGGTGACAGTATCGCAAGTACACTTGGCCTAAGCCGAGCGACTCTAAGAAGTGACTTAGCGATTTTGACGATGACGGGGCTACTGGATGCCAGACCTAAAGTTGGATATTTTTACACTGGACAAACCATTGAACCGTTACTTTATGAAAAATTATATAAAAAAACTGTGGAGGATATCCTTTTACCGCCAATACTCATCCACCAAGGAACCACTGTTTATGATGCTGTTACTAATCTATTTATGTATGATGTCGGCTCATTATATGTAAAAGATGATAGCGATGAACTGATCGGTGTGCTTTCTCGAAAAGATCTACTGCGTGCTGCAATCAGTAACCCAAATACAGAAAAAACGCCTGTTGCAATGATCATGAGCAGAATGCCGAATATCATTACGATAACAAAAGATCGCACGATTTTAGAAGCAGGCGGTCTATTACTTCAGCATAGTATCGATACCTTACCTGTCGTGGAAATCGATAATCCTAAGAAAGTTATCGGTAAAGTAACAAAAAGCAGAATCATGGCGTATTTCATCAATGCTGGTAATGAAATCGAAAAAGAAAATTATTAGTTTTTGGGTTCTATTTTTTCAATGATATATCACAATAAAATCAGCTGTTAACCATTGCAGCAAAGGAGAGTTTATTCATGCAAAAAAACAAAATCAATATTTACTTAGTTTCCGATTCCGTAGGTGAAACGGCTCAAAAAATCATCTCAGCCGTTTCTGCGCAATATCCAGATATCGATATGAGTGATATCCAACGGTTCCCTTTTATTACAGATGAAGAATTATTACAACCGATCTTAAAAGACGCCCTTCATGATAAAGCTGTCGTCGTTACAACTTTAGTGAATAAAAAATTAGTTCAGCTAGTGAAAGAATTTTCGGATCGTACCGGCTTACAATTTGTGGATTATATGAGTCCTTTAAGTGAGATCGTGGAAGGAACATTTGGTGTCCAGCCTCTACAAGAACCTGGTGCTCTGCATAAATTGAACGAACAATATTTCAGCCGTGTTTCCGCTATTGAATTCGCTGTCCGATACGATGACGGAAAAGATCCGAAAGGCTTCCTTGAAGCCGATTATGTCCTTTTAGGCGTATCCCGCACCTCCAAGACACCACTAAGCATGTATATGGCAAATCGAAACCACAAAGTGGCTAATTTACCATTGATTCCAGAAGTTGCATTACCAGCAGAACTGGACCAGATCGATCCTAAAAAAATCATTGGTTTAACAACGACGATCGATAGTTTGATGGATATTCGTAAATCTCGCCTCCATTCACTTGGTCTGAAAGAAGATTCGGCTTATACGAATGCAGATCGAATTCAGGAAGAATTAGATTATGCAGCCGAAGTTTTCGCAAAATATAACGCGCTTGTGATCGATGTAAATAAAAAATCGATCGAAGAAACAACAACGATCATTGAAGATTTAACACAAAATAAATAATCAAGGGGACCTGCAGATGAAAGATTGTCGTAATGAAGAATTGATTGCTGAAATCATTAATCTAGAAGCAATTTTGAACCTGCCAAAAGGAACAGAGCATTTTATCAGTGATCTACATGGAGAATATGAAGCGTTCAATCATATCTTAAGAAACGGCTCTGGAAGTATTCGAGAAAAAGTTCACGCCTTATTCAAGCAAGAATTAACGAATGAACAGATGGATGAGCTATGCTTTTTAATTTATTACCCTGAAGAAAAAATAAATACTTTAAAACAAGTTCATTCCCTAAACTCTGACTGGTGGTTCGATGCGATCGAACGCTTGCTGAGTATCGTTCGTTTTTCATCGAGTAAATATACTCGTTCTAAAGTTCGTAAAGCTTTACCGAAAACATATGCTTATATTTTAGAAGAATTGATTTATCAATATGATGAAACAACGGATAAAAAAGCTTATTACCGTCAAATTATTCAAAAAATCATCGATCTCGGAACTGCTGAACGTTTTGTAACTGATTTAGCTTATTTGATCCAGCGTTTTGTCATCGATCACCTTCATGTGATCGGCGACATCTACGATCGCGGACCGTATCCCGATAAAATCATGGATGCTTTGATCGACTATCATTCTCTTGATATCCAGTGGGGAAATCACGATATTATTTGGCTTGGTGCTGTGAGCGGATCAAAAGCATGTCTCGCAAATGTCTTACGAATTTCTGCACGATATGGCAATCTTGATTTGTTAGAAGACAATTATGGCATCGATTTATCTGCTTTAAGAACATTTAGCCGAAAAAAATACCAAGAGAATTTTAAGTTCAAACCTAAAAGCAATCCCTACCGCAAACTTTCGATCACAGAAATCACAGACGCTATGAAAATCCAACAGGCAATGGCAGTCATTCAAGAAAAGTTGGAAGGACAACTGATTCAAAGAAGGCCTGAATTTATGATGACTCCTCGTTTGTTGCTGGATAAAATCCATAATGGACAAATAATGCTAGATCATGTTACCTACCCGTTGGTGAATGAATGTTTTCAAACTGTCGACTGGTCCGATCCTTATCGATTGACCTCAGAAGAAGAAGCTGTGATCACTGATTTACTGCACCAATTTCAACATGCTGAAAGACTCAATCAGCATATGGCTTTTCTCATTGACAAAGGGGCACTTTACTTACCATACAACAATAATTTATTGATCCACGGCTGTATTCCCTTACATCCAAATGGAACTTTTCAATCGATCACCTTTGATGGTCGGGCCTATGCTGGAAAACAATTACTCGATTTTTTTGAAAGCAACATCAGACGAGCGTTCGATCAACCTTGGCAAACTGAAGATTTTGCAACTGATCTAATCTGGTATTTATGGTGTGGTGAATGTTCTTCTCTCTTCGGTAAAAAGGCGATGAAAACCTTTGAACGCTATTTTATAGAAGA from Enterococcus sp. 9D6_DIV0238 includes:
- a CDS encoding pyruvate, water dikinase regulatory protein; its protein translation is MQKNKINIYLVSDSVGETAQKIISAVSAQYPDIDMSDIQRFPFITDEELLQPILKDALHDKAVVVTTLVNKKLVQLVKEFSDRTGLQFVDYMSPLSEIVEGTFGVQPLQEPGALHKLNEQYFSRVSAIEFAVRYDDGKDPKGFLEADYVLLGVSRTSKTPLSMYMANRNHKVANLPLIPEVALPAELDQIDPKKIIGLTTTIDSLMDIRKSRLHSLGLKEDSAYTNADRIQEELDYAAEVFAKYNALVIDVNKKSIEETTTIIEDLTQNK
- the ppdK gene encoding pyruvate, phosphate dikinase, which gives rise to MNYVLDFSDGSKEQTDLLGGKGANLAEMTKLRLPVPTGFTITTEACLDYLQKKDYVSENLDVEIRQHIQRMETRKNKLFGSVKNPLLVSVRSGSKFSMPGMMDTILNLGLNDETVFGLIEKTGDARFAYDCYRRLLQMFGDVVCGIDKNRFEDQLDFYKSKKNYRSDTELTAEDWQELVRVFKDIFLEVTHKPFPQDPYEQLKLAVEAVFRSWNNRRAITYRRLHGISDSLGTAVNIQEMVFGNFGSQSGTGVAFTRNPATGEKGIFGEFLLNAQGEDVVAGIRTPQPISELETLMPEVYQEFLRLSELLERHYKDMQDIEFTIENRQLYLLQTRNGKRTAKSAFKVCIQLVEEGIISKEEAIQRISPSMITQLLHPVFEPEQLKRAEVFAKGLPASPGAASGKIYFTAEQAKKASDAGEKVILVRQETSPEDIEGMVVSEAIVTSRGGMTSHAAVVARGMGVCCVAGCEEVQVDEFLEQATAGTVTLRQGDTISVDGTTGTIYRGSIPYVEGDEWQLLETITNWGKEIAKIGVKANAETPSDIKTALKLGAQGIGLARTEHMFFGEQRIFEMRKMILAQDEESLMAPLNKLKEFQKEDFRTMFELLQDKPCTIRLLDPPLHEFLPQIEEEIKHLANETQRTVAQIKHRIAELHEQNPMLGHRGCRLAVTTPQIYEMQVAAIIESAMAVSQESGVAIVPEIMIPLIGSKEELVWLRERLVQTIEQIFETEQQQIPYKIGTMLEIPRACLTADKIAEASDFFSFGTNDLTQLTYGFSRDDSVKFIGVYEERKLLKSDPFQHIDEEGVGALMTIAVDKIRSFDSDIKIGVCGEVGGDPQSIRFLQKLGVDYISCSPYRIPAAILTIAQEIL
- a CDS encoding helix-turn-helix transcriptional regulator; the protein is MKLTSRQLEIIKIVKENEPISGDSIASTLGLSRATLRSDLAILTMTGLLDARPKVGYFYTGQTIEPLLYEKLYKKTVEDILLPPILIHQGTTVYDAVTNLFMYDVGSLYVKDDSDELIGVLSRKDLLRAAISNPNTEKTPVAMIMSRMPNIITITKDRTILEAGGLLLQHSIDTLPVVEIDNPKKVIGKVTKSRIMAYFINAGNEIEKENY
- a CDS encoding fructose-1,6-bisphosphatase, with translation MKDCRNEELIAEIINLEAILNLPKGTEHFISDLHGEYEAFNHILRNGSGSIREKVHALFKQELTNEQMDELCFLIYYPEEKINTLKQVHSLNSDWWFDAIERLLSIVRFSSSKYTRSKVRKALPKTYAYILEELIYQYDETTDKKAYYRQIIQKIIDLGTAERFVTDLAYLIQRFVIDHLHVIGDIYDRGPYPDKIMDALIDYHSLDIQWGNHDIIWLGAVSGSKACLANVLRISARYGNLDLLEDNYGIDLSALRTFSRKKYQENFKFKPKSNPYRKLSITEITDAMKIQQAMAVIQEKLEGQLIQRRPEFMMTPRLLLDKIHNGQIMLDHVTYPLVNECFQTVDWSDPYRLTSEEEAVITDLLHQFQHAERLNQHMAFLIDKGALYLPYNNNLLIHGCIPLHPNGTFQSITFDGRAYAGKQLLDFFESNIRRAFDQPWQTEDFATDLIWYLWCGECSSLFGKKAMKTFERYFIEDKSTHLEEKNAYYILRNDPEICQKILHAFRLNLENAHIINGHTPVKTIKGESPIKAQGKMLVIDGGFSKAYQSVTGIAGYTLLYNSFGMQLAAHKPFSDKQAAIKQNQDILSNRQIVDRQIKRLKVKDTTIGASLIAEANSLKKKLGRSTQIKDTIETKID